One region of Skermanella mucosa genomic DNA includes:
- a CDS encoding F0F1 ATP synthase subunit gamma: MPSLKDLKNRIASVKSTQKITAAMKMVAASKLRRAQEQAEAGRPYAERMGRMLASLAANVSSNGEGPKLMTGTGKQDVHLLVVITSDRGLCGGFNGTIVREARRQIARLESEGKTVKVLTVGRKGRDQLRRTNPKTVVQSYEDIGRKRLSFAEADMITAKVLELFEAGEYDVASVIYNKFKSAMTQVVTVQQVIPFAMPEGDAAGAAEAADQGEAKALYEFEPEEDQILADLLPKNLSIQVYRALLESAASEQGARMTAMDSATRNAGDMINKLTLTYNRTRQAVITKELIEIISGAEAI, from the coding sequence ATGCCAAGCCTTAAGGACCTTAAAAACCGTATCGCCAGCGTCAAGTCGACGCAGAAGATCACGGCCGCCATGAAGATGGTCGCCGCCTCCAAGCTGCGCCGCGCGCAGGAGCAGGCGGAGGCCGGCCGTCCCTATGCCGAGCGCATGGGCCGTATGCTCGCGTCGCTCGCCGCCAACGTGTCGAGCAACGGCGAAGGTCCGAAGCTGATGACCGGTACCGGAAAGCAGGACGTGCACCTGCTGGTCGTCATCACGTCGGACCGCGGCCTGTGCGGCGGCTTCAACGGAACCATCGTGCGCGAGGCGCGGCGCCAGATCGCCCGGCTCGAAAGCGAGGGGAAGACCGTCAAGGTGCTGACCGTCGGCCGCAAGGGCCGCGACCAGCTCCGCCGGACCAATCCCAAGACCGTCGTCCAGTCCTACGAGGACATCGGGCGCAAGCGGCTGTCGTTCGCCGAGGCCGACATGATCACCGCCAAGGTGCTCGAGCTGTTCGAGGCCGGCGAATACGACGTTGCGTCGGTGATCTACAACAAGTTCAAGTCGGCGATGACCCAGGTCGTCACCGTCCAGCAGGTGATCCCGTTCGCCATGCCGGAAGGCGACGCCGCCGGGGCCGCCGAGGCCGCCGACCAGGGCGAGGCCAAGGCGCTGTACGAGTTCGAGCCGGAGGAGGACCAGATCCTCGCCGACCTGCTGCCGAAGAACCTGTCGATCCAGGTCTATCGGGCGCTGCTGGAAAGCGCCGCCAGCGAGCAGGGCGCCCGGATGACCGCGATGGACAGCGCCACGCGCAACGCCGGCGACATGATCAACAAGCTGACGCTGACCTACAACCGGACCCGCCAGGCCGTCATCACCAAGGAGCTGATCGAGATCATCTCCGGTGCCGAGGCGATCTGA
- the atpA gene encoding F0F1 ATP synthase subunit alpha, translated as MEIRAAEISAILKQQIANFGNEADVAEVGQVLSVGDGVARVYGLDNVKAGEMVEFPNGLKGMALNLETDNVGVVIFGDDRDIKEGDVVKRTGAIVEVPIGRGLLGRVVDGLGNPIDGKGPLTDVVMSRVEVKAPGIIPRKSVHEPMQTGLKAIDALVPIGRGQRELIIGDRQTGKSAVAIDAFLNQKGINQGGDESKKLYCIYVAVGQKRSTVAQIVKTLEDAGALEYSIVVAATASEPAPLQFLAPYTGCAMGEFFRDNGMHALIVYDDLSKQAVAYRQMSLLLRRPPGREAYPGDVFYLHSRLLERAAKMNDSKGAGSLTALPIIETQAGDVSAYIPTNVISITDGQIFLETGLFYRGIRPAINVGLSVSRVGSAAQIKAMKQVAGTIKLELAQYREMAAFAQFASDLDASTQRLLNRGARLTELLKQGQFSPMPVEEQVVSIFAGVRGYLDKVKVEDVNRYEAKLLDEVRSKGANILDAIRTEKALSKETEEKLKGFLDNFSKVFV; from the coding sequence ATGGAAATCCGCGCCGCGGAGATTTCCGCGATCCTCAAGCAACAGATCGCGAATTTCGGGAATGAGGCGGATGTCGCCGAAGTCGGCCAGGTCCTCTCGGTCGGCGACGGCGTTGCCCGCGTTTACGGCCTCGACAACGTCAAGGCCGGCGAGATGGTCGAGTTCCCCAACGGTCTGAAGGGGATGGCGCTGAACCTCGAGACCGACAACGTCGGTGTCGTGATCTTCGGCGACGACCGTGACATCAAGGAAGGCGACGTCGTCAAGCGCACCGGCGCCATCGTCGAGGTTCCGATCGGCCGCGGCCTGCTGGGCCGCGTCGTGGACGGCCTGGGCAATCCGATCGACGGCAAGGGTCCGCTGACCGACGTGGTCATGAGCCGCGTCGAGGTGAAGGCACCCGGCATCATTCCGCGCAAGTCGGTCCATGAGCCGATGCAGACCGGCCTGAAGGCCATCGACGCCCTGGTTCCGATCGGGCGCGGCCAGCGCGAGCTGATCATCGGCGACCGCCAGACCGGCAAGAGCGCCGTCGCCATCGACGCCTTCCTGAACCAGAAGGGCATCAACCAGGGCGGCGACGAGAGCAAGAAGCTCTACTGCATCTATGTCGCCGTCGGCCAGAAGCGCTCGACCGTCGCCCAGATCGTCAAGACCCTGGAAGACGCCGGCGCGCTGGAATACTCGATCGTGGTCGCCGCGACCGCGTCGGAGCCGGCGCCGCTGCAGTTCCTGGCGCCCTACACCGGCTGCGCCATGGGCGAGTTCTTCCGCGACAACGGCATGCATGCGCTGATCGTCTACGACGACCTGTCCAAGCAGGCCGTCGCGTATCGCCAGATGTCGCTGCTGCTGCGCCGTCCGCCGGGACGCGAAGCCTACCCGGGCGACGTGTTCTATCTGCACTCCCGCCTGCTGGAGCGGGCGGCGAAGATGAACGACAGCAAGGGCGCCGGTTCGCTGACCGCCTTGCCGATCATCGAGACGCAGGCCGGCGACGTGTCCGCCTACATCCCGACGAACGTCATCTCGATCACCGACGGCCAGATCTTCCTGGAGACCGGCCTGTTCTACCGCGGCATCCGCCCGGCCATCAACGTCGGCCTGTCGGTCAGCCGCGTCGGTTCGGCGGCGCAGATCAAGGCGATGAAGCAGGTCGCCGGTACCATCAAGCTGGAACTGGCTCAGTACCGCGAGATGGCCGCCTTCGCGCAGTTCGCCTCGGACCTGGACGCCTCGACCCAGCGGTTGCTGAACCGCGGCGCCCGCCTGACCGAACTGCTGAAGCAGGGCCAGTTCTCGCCGATGCCGGTGGAAGAGCAGGTGGTCTCGATCTTCGCCGGCGTGCGCGGATACCTCGACAAGGTCAAGGTCGAGGACGTCAACCGGTACGAAGCGAAGCTGCTGGATGAGGTCCGCTCCAAGGGGGCCAACATCCTCGACGCCATCCGCACCGAGAAGGCGCTGTCCAAGGAGACCGAGGAGAAGCTGAAGGGCTTCCTCGACAACTTCTCCAAGGTGTTCGTCTAA
- a CDS encoding F0F1 ATP synthase subunit delta has product MASEGTGVSGLAGRYATALFELADENKALDQVAQDLAAIKQMLVESPELDRMVRSPVLSRGDQSRAMGALLKQAGVSELTQRFIGLVAQNRRLFALRGMIEGYLAELARRRGQMTADVTSAYRLSDPQVQALTDVLRAQMGSKIEVRVTVDPSLIGGMIVKVGSRMVDSSVRTKLNKLQIAMKGVG; this is encoded by the coding sequence GTGGCATCCGAAGGTACAGGAGTATCCGGGCTGGCAGGGCGATACGCGACTGCCCTGTTTGAGCTTGCGGACGAAAACAAGGCGCTGGACCAGGTCGCCCAGGATCTGGCCGCCATCAAGCAGATGCTCGTCGAGAGTCCCGAACTGGACCGCATGGTGCGCAGCCCCGTGCTGTCCCGCGGCGACCAGAGCCGGGCGATGGGCGCTCTCCTCAAACAGGCCGGCGTATCCGAGCTGACCCAGCGGTTCATCGGTCTGGTCGCCCAGAACCGCCGGCTGTTCGCGCTGCGCGGCATGATCGAGGGCTACCTGGCCGAACTGGCGCGCCGCCGCGGTCAGATGACCGCCGACGTGACCTCGGCCTACCGCCTGTCCGATCCTCAGGTCCAGGCCCTCACCGATGTCCTCAGGGCCCAGATGGGGTCCAAGATCGAGGTCCGGGTCACCGTCGACCCCTCCTTGATCGGTGGCATGATCGTCAAAGTCGGTTCGCGCATGGTCGATAGCTCCGTGCGCACCAAGCTGAACAAGCTGCAAATCGCCATGAAAGGGGTTGGCTGA
- a CDS encoding BrnA antitoxin family protein: MIARGEDRTDWSREDTDEEIEAQIASDPDLAVPDNWEELSVPGFPFPLPSRENKRQVTVRYDAEVVDFFKAQGRGWQSRMNAVLRAFVESQRNGGRSR, encoded by the coding sequence ATGATCGCGAGGGGCGAGGATCGAACCGACTGGTCGCGCGAGGATACCGACGAGGAGATCGAGGCCCAGATCGCTTCCGATCCCGATCTGGCGGTGCCGGACAACTGGGAGGAGCTTTCCGTGCCCGGCTTTCCCTTTCCCCTGCCGTCGCGGGAGAACAAGCGCCAGGTCACGGTGCGCTACGACGCCGAGGTGGTGGATTTCTTCAAGGCCCAGGGGCGCGGCTGGCAGAGCCGCATGAACGCCGTGCTGCGCGCCTTCGTGGAAAGCCAGCGGAACGGCGGCCGGTCCCGCTGA
- a CDS encoding BrnT family toxin, which yields MDLEFEWSEAKRQAKLETRGVDFLRMRELFDGRPVVMYPSARGAEERWVSVGRIEDKFFAVVWTIREERIRIISARRARYGEERRYRTVYGIGN from the coding sequence ATGGACCTGGAGTTCGAGTGGTCCGAGGCTAAGCGGCAAGCGAAGCTGGAAACTCGTGGCGTGGATTTTCTCCGCATGCGCGAGCTTTTCGATGGAAGACCGGTGGTCATGTATCCTTCGGCCCGTGGCGCGGAAGAACGCTGGGTCAGTGTCGGCCGGATCGAGGACAAGTTTTTTGCCGTGGTCTGGACGATCCGGGAAGAGCGCATCCGGATCATTTCCGCCAGGAGGGCAAGGTATGGTGAAGAGAGACGATACCGTACGGTATACGGCATCGGAAATTGA
- a CDS encoding primosomal protein N', whose translation MVDQGSSSAPGFDFGDGAEARPSAPKRVAVLLPLPLPEAYDYKVPAGFDIAPGDYVEVPLGPRHLLGVVWGPGAGEVADGKLRPIAQRFDVPPMPEIQRRFIDWVAAYTMAPPGAVLRMALSAIGGMEPPKPVTAYRLGDPGRLAELRMTPARRRVLDLLADGPPRPPAELALDAGCSVGVVRGLADAGVLEPVLLHPTRDLPLPDWSLPGPHLSGEQAVGAAALRARVAADAFSATLLDGVTGSGKTEVYFEGIAAALEAGRQVLVLLPEIALSAQWLERFALRFGAPPHQWHSDLSGAQRRATWRDVATGAARVVVGARSALFLPYPELGLILIDEEHDPSFKQEDGVIYNARDMAVARAHLAGIPIVLVSATPSLESAINAESHRYGRIDLPARHGGASMPEMKLIDLRLDRPPRNRWLAPSLVQALTETFAAGEQGMLFLNRRGYAPLTLCRNCGHRLQCPNCTAWLVEHRLAGKLQCHHCDFTVKLLDVCPSCGAEGSLTACGPGVERIAEEVTQLFPDQRTALMTSDSLVGPHAIREMVRRVQDHEIDLLIGTQVMAKGHHFPMLTLVGVVDADLGLGGGDLRAAERTYQLLQQVAGRAGRAERAGRVFLQTYMPEHPVLQALVSGDRDSFYEREAEERHVHAMPPFGRLAALIVSGEEEGAVDAVARALGRVAPRSETVQVLGPAPAPYALLRGRHRRRLLLKAPRAVSVQPLIADWLARVEVPGTVRVQVDIDPYSFL comes from the coding sequence ATGGTGGACCAGGGTTCCAGTTCCGCCCCCGGATTCGATTTCGGCGACGGCGCGGAGGCGCGGCCCTCGGCCCCGAAGCGGGTCGCCGTGCTGCTGCCGCTACCTCTGCCGGAAGCCTACGACTACAAGGTGCCGGCCGGGTTCGACATCGCTCCCGGCGACTATGTCGAGGTGCCGCTCGGCCCCCGCCACCTGCTGGGCGTCGTCTGGGGGCCGGGAGCGGGGGAGGTGGCCGACGGCAAGCTGCGGCCGATCGCCCAGCGGTTCGACGTGCCGCCGATGCCGGAAATCCAGCGGCGTTTCATCGACTGGGTGGCGGCCTATACCATGGCGCCGCCCGGCGCCGTCCTGCGCATGGCGCTGAGCGCGATCGGCGGGATGGAGCCGCCCAAGCCGGTGACCGCCTATCGCCTGGGCGATCCCGGGCGGCTGGCCGAGCTGCGCATGACCCCGGCCCGACGGCGGGTGCTCGACCTTCTGGCGGACGGTCCGCCGCGTCCGCCGGCCGAACTGGCGCTGGATGCCGGATGCAGCGTCGGCGTCGTCCGCGGGCTGGCCGACGCCGGGGTGCTGGAGCCGGTGCTGCTGCATCCCACCCGCGACCTGCCGCTTCCGGACTGGAGCCTTCCCGGCCCCCATCTGTCGGGCGAGCAGGCTGTCGGGGCGGCTGCCCTGCGCGCCCGCGTCGCGGCCGACGCCTTCAGCGCCACCCTGCTGGACGGCGTCACCGGGTCGGGCAAGACGGAGGTCTATTTCGAAGGGATCGCGGCAGCGCTGGAGGCAGGCAGGCAGGTGCTGGTCCTGCTGCCGGAGATCGCCCTGTCGGCCCAATGGCTGGAGCGGTTCGCCCTCCGCTTCGGGGCGCCGCCGCACCAGTGGCACAGCGACCTGTCCGGAGCCCAGCGGCGCGCCACCTGGCGGGACGTCGCGACCGGCGCCGCGCGCGTGGTGGTGGGAGCGAGGTCCGCCCTGTTCCTGCCCTATCCCGAGCTGGGCCTGATCCTGATCGACGAGGAGCACGATCCCTCGTTCAAGCAGGAGGACGGGGTGATCTACAACGCCCGCGACATGGCGGTGGCGCGGGCGCATCTGGCCGGCATCCCGATCGTCCTGGTCTCGGCGACTCCGTCGCTCGAATCGGCGATCAACGCCGAGTCCCACCGCTATGGCCGGATCGACCTGCCGGCCCGCCACGGCGGCGCCAGCATGCCGGAGATGAAGCTGATCGACCTGCGGCTGGACCGCCCTCCGCGCAACCGCTGGCTGGCGCCGTCGCTGGTCCAGGCCTTGACCGAGACCTTTGCGGCTGGCGAACAGGGTATGCTGTTCCTCAACCGGCGGGGCTATGCGCCGCTGACCCTGTGCCGCAACTGCGGCCACCGGCTGCAATGCCCGAACTGCACCGCCTGGCTGGTCGAGCACCGGCTGGCCGGCAAGCTGCAATGCCACCACTGCGACTTCACGGTGAAGCTGCTGGACGTCTGCCCGTCCTGCGGCGCCGAGGGCTCGCTGACCGCCTGCGGTCCCGGCGTGGAGCGCATCGCCGAGGAGGTGACCCAGCTGTTCCCCGACCAGCGCACCGCGCTGATGACCAGCGACAGCCTGGTCGGCCCGCATGCGATCCGCGAGATGGTCCGCCGCGTCCAGGACCACGAGATCGACCTGCTGATCGGCACCCAGGTGATGGCGAAGGGCCACCATTTTCCCATGCTGACGCTGGTCGGCGTGGTCGATGCCGACTTGGGCCTGGGCGGCGGCGACCTGCGGGCGGCCGAGCGGACCTACCAGCTTCTCCAGCAGGTCGCCGGCCGGGCGGGGCGGGCGGAGCGGGCGGGACGGGTCTTCCTCCAGACCTACATGCCGGAGCATCCGGTGTTGCAGGCGCTGGTGTCGGGGGACCGGGATTCCTTCTACGAGCGCGAGGCGGAGGAACGCCATGTCCACGCCATGCCGCCCTTCGGCCGGCTGGCCGCGCTGATCGTGTCCGGCGAGGAGGAGGGGGCGGTGGACGCCGTCGCCCGGGCCCTGGGGCGTGTGGCGCCGAGGTCCGAAACCGTCCAGGTGCTGGGACCCGCGCCGGCGCCCTATGCCCTGCTGCGCGGCCGGCACAGGCGGAGGCTGCTGCTGAAGGCGCCCCGCGCCGTGTCGGTCCAACCGCTGATCGCCGACTGGCTGGCGCGGGTGGAGGTGCCGGGGACGGTCAGGGTGCAGGTGGATATCGACCCCTACAGCTTTCTATAG
- the fsa gene encoding fructose-6-phosphate aldolase, which produces MKFFIDTADLTEIRDLADTGLLDGVTTNPSLVAKSGRNFIELVKEICQIVPGPVSAEVAAIDFDTMLAEGKYLATLAPNIAVKVPLTPAGLKVCNILSSGGTMVNVTLCFSAAQALLAAKAGATFISPFVGRLDDIGYDGLSLISDIVQIYDQYPGITTEVLVASIRHPIHIVESAKMGAHVATMPPSVLRQLFKHPLTEKGLDQFVADWAGTGQTILDKAAE; this is translated from the coding sequence ATGAAGTTCTTCATCGATACCGCCGACCTCACCGAAATCCGGGACCTCGCCGATACCGGCCTCCTGGACGGTGTTACCACCAACCCTTCCCTGGTTGCCAAGTCCGGCCGCAACTTCATCGAGCTGGTCAAGGAAATCTGCCAGATCGTTCCCGGCCCGGTTAGCGCCGAGGTCGCCGCGATCGATTTCGACACCATGCTGGCCGAGGGCAAGTACCTTGCGACCCTGGCGCCGAACATCGCGGTCAAGGTGCCGCTGACCCCGGCCGGGCTGAAGGTCTGCAACATCCTGTCGTCCGGCGGCACGATGGTCAATGTCACCTTGTGCTTCTCCGCCGCGCAGGCGCTGCTGGCGGCCAAGGCCGGCGCCACCTTCATCTCCCCCTTCGTCGGCCGGCTGGACGACATCGGGTATGACGGGCTGTCGCTGATCTCCGACATCGTGCAGATCTACGACCAGTATCCCGGCATCACCACCGAAGTGCTCGTCGCCTCGATCCGCCACCCGATCCACATCGTCGAGAGCGCCAAGATGGGCGCCCACGTCGCGACCATGCCGCCGTCGGTGCTGCGCCAGCTGTTCAAGCATCCCCTGACCGAGAAGGGCCTGGACCAGTTCGTCGCCGATTGGGCGGGCACTGGACAGACGATTCTGGACAAGGCCGCCGAGTAG
- a CDS encoding DUF484 family protein gives MDALTAEDVAAYLREHPDFLTQHADLVQHLTPPAMAHGKGVVDFQYFMVERLRGEVGRLKEQQRELITTTRANINNQNRIHAAVLFLLDARSFEQLIQTITTDLAVLLDLDVAGLVVEANGEDRPHVHTSGVRVVEAGTVDGWLGRRDVMLYSDTRGDPAIFGAAAGLVRSQALIRIQVSEDTPPGLLAFGSRDPDMFHSGQGTELVCFLGRVIERSIRAWLDLPE, from the coding sequence ATGGACGCGCTGACTGCGGAGGATGTCGCGGCTTATCTGCGCGAACATCCCGATTTCCTGACCCAGCACGCCGACCTTGTCCAGCACCTGACGCCTCCGGCCATGGCGCACGGCAAAGGGGTGGTGGATTTCCAGTACTTCATGGTCGAGCGGCTTCGGGGCGAGGTCGGGCGCCTGAAGGAGCAGCAGCGGGAGCTGATCACCACCACCCGCGCCAACATCAACAACCAGAACCGGATCCACGCCGCCGTGCTGTTCCTGCTGGACGCGCGGTCGTTCGAGCAGCTGATCCAGACCATCACGACGGATCTGGCGGTTCTGCTGGACCTGGACGTGGCCGGCCTGGTGGTGGAGGCGAACGGCGAGGACCGGCCGCACGTACACACCTCGGGCGTACGGGTGGTCGAGGCGGGTACGGTCGACGGCTGGCTCGGCCGGCGCGACGTGATGCTCTATTCCGACACCCGCGGCGATCCGGCGATCTTCGGCGCTGCGGCCGGGCTGGTGCGCTCCCAGGCGCTGATCCGCATCCAGGTCAGCGAGGATACGCCGCCGGGGCTGCTCGCCTTCGGCAGCCGCGATCCCGACATGTTCCATTCCGGCCAGGGCACCGAACTGGTCTGCTTCCTGGGCCGGGTGATCGAGCGCAGCATCCGGGCATGGCTCGACCTGCCGGAGTAA
- a CDS encoding tyrosine recombinase XerC, translated as MARPAGVIGFSCAEDVTAAIAAWRRWLEIEKRVSRHTLSAYTADLSGFLEFLTGYHGRPPALNDLSAARLMDFRAWLARQAADGLGTASRARALSGIRNFFRWLDRSGRMHNAAVGLIRAPKLPDRLPKPLTVADAAALLPNAEAWANEPWVGKRDRALFTLLYGCGLRIDEALSLNRRDMPADDTLMVTGKGSKQRMVPVLPVVRDALADYVAACPYALSADGPLFVGVRGARLQAAVAQKQMREIRHLMGLPDTATPHALRHSFATHLLADGSDLRAIQDLLGHASLSSTQRYTEVDADQMLGVYDNAHPRARKKTTED; from the coding sequence ATGGCTCGACCTGCCGGAGTAATCGGCTTCTCCTGCGCCGAGGACGTCACGGCGGCCATAGCCGCCTGGCGCCGCTGGCTGGAGATCGAGAAGCGCGTGTCGCGCCACACGCTGTCGGCGTACACCGCCGACCTCTCCGGATTCCTGGAGTTCCTGACCGGATATCATGGCCGCCCGCCGGCGCTGAACGACCTCAGCGCCGCCCGGCTGATGGACTTCCGTGCTTGGCTGGCCCGGCAGGCGGCGGACGGGCTGGGCACGGCGAGCCGGGCGCGAGCGCTGTCGGGCATCCGCAACTTCTTCCGCTGGCTCGACCGCAGCGGGCGCATGCACAATGCCGCCGTCGGGCTGATCCGGGCGCCCAAGCTGCCCGACCGGCTGCCCAAGCCCCTCACGGTGGCCGACGCCGCGGCGTTGCTACCCAATGCCGAGGCCTGGGCCAACGAGCCCTGGGTCGGCAAGCGCGACCGCGCGCTGTTCACCCTGCTCTATGGCTGCGGGCTGCGCATCGACGAGGCGTTGAGCCTGAACCGGCGCGACATGCCGGCCGACGATACCCTGATGGTGACGGGCAAGGGCAGCAAGCAGCGCATGGTGCCGGTGCTGCCGGTGGTGCGCGACGCCCTGGCGGACTACGTCGCCGCCTGCCCCTATGCCCTGTCCGCCGACGGGCCGCTGTTCGTCGGCGTGCGCGGCGCCCGGCTCCAGGCCGCCGTCGCCCAGAAGCAGATGCGGGAGATCCGGCACCTGATGGGCCTGCCCGACACCGCGACTCCCCACGCCCTGCGCCACAGCTTCGCGACCCACCTGCTGGCCGACGGCAGCGATCTGCGGGCGATCCAGGACCTCCTCGGCCACGCCTCGCTGTCGAGCACCCAGCGCTATACCGAGGTGGACGCGGACCAGATGCTGGGCGTCTACGACAACGCCCACCCCCGTGCCCGGAAGAAGACCACCGAGGATTAA
- a CDS encoding MFS transporter: protein MAEPSTSDPAPSGPAVGRASPGRLALVLCLAEVLGMAGTMSFPALLPTFFAEWRLGTVEAGWINGVFHGGYVAAVPVLVTLTDRIDPRRIYLFSTALAALALLGFALFADGFWTAMLFRALGGVGLAGTYMPGLRILSDHTAGPRQGRYLSFYTASYALGSGASVLIAGLAGAEFGWRAAFLASSAATAVALALAWWGIPRAPADRPAAETALLDFRPVLRHRAAMGYILAYSAHCYELFGLRAWLVAFLAFALATNAGTVPDGSVPAVVTTIGTVILLLGLPASILGNEAATRYGRRRVLIAIMAGSAVLACGVGFAASLPFWLAVCVVALYGVTVTADSASLTVGAVTNAQPGRRGATMAVHSFLGFTAAFVGSVMFGVVLDAAGGGSSQLAWGLAFVSQGLMVALGPVALLVLGDMGGGDKR from the coding sequence ATGGCCGAGCCCTCCACATCTGATCCGGCGCCATCCGGACCGGCGGTCGGGAGGGCTTCTCCCGGCCGGCTGGCCCTGGTGCTGTGCCTTGCCGAGGTCCTCGGCATGGCCGGCACCATGAGCTTTCCGGCGCTGCTGCCGACCTTCTTCGCGGAGTGGCGCCTGGGCACGGTGGAGGCCGGCTGGATCAACGGCGTGTTCCATGGTGGCTACGTGGCCGCCGTGCCGGTCCTGGTCACCCTGACCGACCGGATCGATCCCCGGCGGATATACCTGTTCTCGACGGCGCTGGCCGCCCTGGCGCTGCTGGGCTTCGCCCTGTTCGCGGACGGGTTCTGGACCGCCATGCTGTTCCGCGCCCTGGGCGGCGTGGGTCTGGCCGGGACCTATATGCCCGGGCTGCGCATCCTGTCCGACCATACCGCCGGTCCGCGGCAGGGGCGCTATCTTTCCTTCTACACGGCCAGCTACGCTCTGGGCTCCGGCGCGTCCGTGCTGATCGCCGGGCTGGCGGGGGCCGAGTTCGGCTGGAGGGCAGCCTTCCTGGCCTCCTCGGCGGCGACCGCCGTGGCGCTTGCGCTGGCCTGGTGGGGAATACCGCGGGCACCGGCCGACCGTCCGGCGGCCGAGACGGCGCTGCTGGATTTCCGGCCCGTGCTGCGCCACCGGGCGGCCATGGGCTACATCCTGGCCTATTCGGCGCACTGCTACGAGCTGTTCGGCCTGCGGGCCTGGCTGGTGGCCTTCCTCGCCTTCGCCTTGGCGACCAACGCCGGGACCGTGCCCGACGGAAGCGTGCCGGCGGTGGTGACGACCATCGGTACCGTCATCCTCCTGCTGGGGCTACCGGCCAGCATCCTCGGCAACGAGGCCGCGACCCGGTACGGCCGGCGCCGCGTCCTGATCGCGATCATGGCGGGGTCGGCGGTGCTGGCCTGCGGCGTCGGCTTCGCGGCGAGCCTGCCGTTCTGGCTGGCGGTCTGCGTGGTGGCGCTGTACGGCGTCACCGTGACGGCCGACAGCGCGTCGCTGACCGTCGGCGCCGTCACCAACGCCCAGCCGGGCCGCCGGGGCGCCACCATGGCGGTCCACTCCTTCCTCGGCTTCACGGCGGCCTTCGTGGGCTCCGTCATGTTCGGCGTGGTCCTGGACGCGGCGGGCGGTGGAAGCAGCCAGCTGGCCTGGGGGCTGGCCTTCGTCTCCCAGGGGCTGATGGTGGCGCTGGGGCCGGTGGCCCTGCTCGTCCTGGGCGACATGGGAGGCGGCGACAAGCGCTGA